Proteins from a genomic interval of Hyalangium ruber:
- a CDS encoding nucleotidyltransferase has protein sequence MPTFSGMQGHENSAAETGRSDPKLAEEKREPGELNARARALRLLRDAGIPFVVGGAYAYAHHTGLHRDTKDLDLFLTKADADRAIAVFEASGWRTERDTHGWLHKAFWEDWLIDFIFGSANGLVMVDDAWLKHGEEGEVLGQPCLIAPVEEIIWSKAFVLERDRFDGAELNHLLLAAGERLDWKRLLQRFDRYWEVLLGHLMFFRFAYPSDRENVPAWVMMGLLARGFDSVRGGNWSGQLCRGNLLSPVAYRVDIEERGYENGRAWDELERKRAGPSVEDLPSKH, from the coding sequence AGACGGGACGGTCGGATCCCAAGCTCGCCGAGGAGAAGCGGGAGCCTGGTGAGCTCAACGCGCGCGCCCGGGCCTTGAGGCTCCTGCGGGACGCGGGCATTCCCTTCGTGGTGGGCGGTGCCTATGCGTACGCCCACCATACCGGCCTGCACCGGGACACGAAGGATCTGGACCTCTTCCTCACCAAGGCCGACGCGGACCGGGCCATCGCGGTCTTCGAGGCGAGCGGCTGGCGCACCGAGCGCGACACCCACGGCTGGCTGCACAAGGCCTTCTGGGAAGACTGGCTGATCGACTTCATCTTCGGCTCGGCCAATGGCCTCGTCATGGTCGATGACGCGTGGTTGAAGCACGGCGAGGAGGGCGAGGTGCTCGGCCAGCCCTGCCTCATCGCTCCCGTGGAGGAGATCATCTGGAGCAAGGCGTTCGTGCTCGAGCGGGACCGCTTCGATGGGGCGGAGCTGAACCACCTGCTCCTGGCCGCCGGAGAGCGACTGGACTGGAAGCGGCTGCTCCAGCGGTTCGACCGGTACTGGGAGGTACTGCTGGGCCACCTGATGTTCTTCCGCTTCGCCTACCCGTCGGACCGGGAGAACGTGCCCGCCTGGGTGATGATGGGGCTGCTCGCGCGCGGCTTCGACAGCGTCCGGGGTGGCAACTGGAGCGGGCAGCTGTGCCGCGGCAACCTCCTGTCGCCCGTGGCCTACCGCGTCGACATCGAGGAGCGGGGCTACGAGAACGGACGCGCCTGGGATGAGCTGGAGCGCAAACGCGCCGGTCCGTCCGTCGAGGATTTACCCTCGAAGCACTGA
- the radC gene encoding RadC family protein: MERAWVLGMDEVEGTAGEGSVRARPHEMEEVRERLFKLGASALTDLELLSVLLEVGPRTQGLAESLLPYGGGLKALLLKDPLELCSQPRLGPARAAQLVAALELGRRAQRTTERRPRLRTPKEIHAYLAPWLSALRREVFHVLCFNPRNVLLADVRVAEGTMNTCPVDPREVYAAALTTRATAIVLAHNHPSGDPEPSVQDVGLTVQLVEAGRLLGIKVLDHLVLGDGAYVSLMERGLLEAEGHNG, from the coding sequence ATGGAACGGGCGTGGGTGTTGGGGATGGACGAGGTGGAGGGGACTGCGGGCGAAGGGTCGGTGAGGGCACGGCCTCACGAGATGGAGGAGGTGCGTGAGCGCCTCTTCAAGCTGGGGGCCTCGGCTCTCACCGACCTGGAGCTGCTCTCCGTGCTGTTGGAAGTCGGGCCGCGCACGCAGGGGCTCGCCGAGTCGCTGCTGCCGTATGGGGGTGGGCTCAAAGCACTGCTGCTGAAGGATCCGCTGGAGCTGTGTTCACAGCCGAGGCTGGGACCGGCCCGGGCGGCGCAGCTCGTCGCGGCGCTGGAGCTGGGGCGACGGGCGCAGCGCACCACGGAGCGGCGCCCCCGGCTGCGCACACCCAAAGAGATTCACGCCTACCTGGCGCCGTGGCTGAGCGCGTTGCGGCGCGAGGTCTTCCACGTGCTGTGCTTCAACCCTCGCAATGTCCTGCTGGCGGATGTGCGGGTGGCCGAGGGGACGATGAACACGTGCCCGGTGGACCCGCGCGAGGTGTACGCCGCGGCGCTGACCACACGTGCCACGGCCATCGTGCTGGCCCACAACCATCCCTCGGGCGACCCCGAGCCCTCGGTGCAGGACGTGGGGCTGACGGTGCAACTGGTCGAAGCGGGCCGGCTGCTGGGCATCAAGGTGCTGGACCACCTGGTGCTGGGAGATGGGGCGTACGTGTCGCTGATGGAGCGAGGGCTGCTGGAGGCCGAGGGCCACAACGGATGA
- a CDS encoding DUF3006 domain-containing protein yields the protein MTMATVIGCGGAWQVEVMEETRAQVVEPETGKARQLDRAALPPGTREGDVVVDGRLDPELRARLAREVEEKRGRLAVPVPPGLDL from the coding sequence ATGACGATGGCGACGGTGATTGGGTGCGGTGGAGCGTGGCAGGTGGAAGTGATGGAGGAGACGCGGGCCCAGGTGGTGGAGCCGGAGACAGGAAAGGCTCGCCAATTGGACCGCGCCGCCCTGCCCCCGGGTACCCGGGAGGGAGACGTGGTGGTGGATGGTCGGCTGGACCCTGAGCTGAGGGCCCGGCTGGCCCGAGAGGTGGAGGAAAAACGAGGTCGGCTGGCTGTTCCGGTTCCGCCGGGGCTTGACCTGTAA